Proteins encoded by one window of Catharus ustulatus isolate bCatUst1 chromosome Z, bCatUst1.pri.v2, whole genome shotgun sequence:
- the ALDH7A1 gene encoding alpha-aminoadipic semialdehyde dehydrogenase, with protein MLGLRRAFAALLPLPRAGSSPAAAMSTLLISQERYGWLRELGLQEENPGVYNGHWGGRGQVVTTYCPANNEPIASVRQGNLEDYEETVKKAKEAWKVWADIPAPKRGEVVRQIGDALRQKIKVLGSLVSLEMGKIFVEGVGEVQEYVDVCDYAVGLSRMIGGPILPSERPGHALIEQWNPVGLVGIITAFNFPVAVYGWNSAIAMICGNACLWKGAPTTSLVSVAVTKIIAKVLEDNKLPGAICSLVCGGADIGTAMAKDERMDLLSFTGSTKVGKQVALMVQERFGRSLLELGGNNAIIVFEDADLNLVIPSALFAAVGTAGQRCTTARRLFLHESIHDEVVAKLAKAYAQVRIGDPWDSDTLYGPLHTKEAVKMFLNAVEQAKQQGGSVVCGGKVINRPGNYVEPTIVTGLPHNAPIVHTETFAPILYVLKFKEEEEVFAWNNEVKQGLSSSIFTKDLGRIFRWLGPKGSDCGIVNVNIPTSGAEIGGAFGGEKHTGGGRESGSDSWKLYMRRSTCTINYSKDLPLAQGIKFQ; from the exons ATGCTGGGGCTCCGCCGCGCCTTCGCTGCTCTGCTGCCGCTGCCGAGGGCAGGGTCGTCGCCGGCCGCCGCCATGTCTACGCTGCTGATCAGCCAGGAGCGCTACGGGTGGCTgcgggagctggggctgcaggaggagaaccCGGGCGTGTACAACGGGCACTGGGGCGGCCGCGGGCAG GTGGTGACTACGTACTGCCCCGCCAACAACGAGCCCATCGCCAGCGTCCGGCAG GGTAATTTGGAGGATTATGAAGAAACAGTAAAGAAGGCTAAAGAGGCATGGAAGGTCTGGGCTGAT ATCCCTGCACCTAAACGTGGAGAAGTAGTGCGACAGATTGGTGATGCCCTAAGACAAAAAATCAAAGTTCTGGGAAGCTTG gtcTCTTTGGAAATGGGAAAGATATTTGTCGAGGGTGTTGGGGAGGTGCAGGAGTATGTGGATGTCTGTGACTATGCTGTTGGTTTGTCCCGAATGATTGGTGGTCCTATTTTGCCTTCAGAAA GACCTGGCCATGCCCTTATAGAACAGTGGAATCCTGTTGGGCTAGTAGGAATCATCACGGCCTTCAACTTCCCTGTTGCAGTTTATGGGTGGAACAGTGCAATTGCGATGATCTGTGGAAACGCTTGCCTGTG GAAGGGTGCTCCTACAACATCTCTTGTTAGTGTTGCTGTTACAAA GATAATTGCCAAAGTCTTGGAGGATAACAAGTTGCCTGGAGCAATCTGCTCTCTGGTTTGTGGTGGAGCAGACATTGG GACAGCAATGGCGAAAGATGAGAGGATGGACCTCTTGTCCTTCACTGGCAGCACAAAAGTGGGCAAGCAAGTAGCACTTATGGTTCAGGAGAGATTTG GTCGGAGCCTGCTGGAGTTGGGAGGAAACAATGCCATTATTG tgtttgaaGATGCAGATCTGAACCTAGTCATCCCATCTGCTCTATTCGCTGCTGTGGGAACAGCAGGTCAGAGGTGCACAACTGCTAGAAGACTG TTTCTCCATGAAAGCATCCATGATGAGGTGGTGGCAAAGCTTGCCAAGGCCTACGCCCAGGTCCGCATCGGTGATCCATGGGATT ctGACACTCTATATGGGCCTCTTCATACCAAAGAAGCTGTGAAAATGTTCCTTAATGCAGTAGAACAAGCGAAACAACAAGGTGGCTCTGTGGTCTGTGGTGGAAAG gtTATAAATCGCCCTGGAAACTATGTTGAACCAACCATTGTGACTGGCCTTCCTCACAACGCACCCATCGTCCACACTGAGACGTTTGCCCCCATACTGTATGTGCTGAAGTTTAAG gaggaagaggaggtttTTGCCTGGAATAATGAAGTAAAACAAGGTCTTTCCAGCAGTATCTTTACCAaggatttgggaaggatttTCCGCTGGCTTGG GCCAAAAGGATCTGACTGTGGAATTGTGAATGTTAACATCCCAACCAGTGGAGCTGAGATTGGAGGTGCTTTTG GTGGTGAGAAGCACACTGGTGGGGGAAGAGAATCTGGAAGTGATTCATGGAAACTTTATATGAGACGGTCTACTTG tACAATCAACTACAGCAAAGATTTGCCCTTGGCTCAAGGAATCAAGTTTCAGTAA